AGCATTATGGGCGAGATCGAAAAGGCCATCCGCTCCGCCGGGCTGGGACTGAACCCCATGAATGACGGCAAGCTGATCCGCGTCCCCGTGCCTCCTCTCACCGAAGAACGCCGCAAAGACATGGTCAAGCACCTGCACAAGATTCTTGAAGACCACCGCACGGCCATACGCAACATCCGCCGCGACGGCAATGACGCCGTCAAGAAAGCCATGAAGGACAAGAAAATCGCCGAAGATGACGAAAAGAAAGCGCTGGACGAAGTCCAGAAGCTGACTGACGCGGAAATCAAGAAGATGGAAGAGATGTCCGCCGCGAAAGAGAAAGAGTTGATGACGGTGTAACATCGTCATCTGGTGACCGGGTGATCGGGTGATCTGAACGCCAAGCCGGCCCGGATTTTCTTATGGCCCGATGATCCGATCTCCCATCGCCAGATCTTAATTCATGTCCGATCCAGCCGCCACGCAAGCGAACGCAGTGCCCGCCGCCGATGTATTTCCTCCGCAGCAGCCCGTCAACCCCAACTGGCGGCGCAGCTTCTGGGCGCTCATCATCACGCAATTTCAAGGCGCGTTCAGCCTCAACGTCCTGCGTTATCTGCTCACCTTCATGGTGCTGGGCACGGCGTTGGATGAGGTCCGCAGGAACTCTCTGGCTTCGCTCATTACTGCTCTGTTCTTCATTCCCCTTGTGTTGTTCAGCATGGCCGGCGGCTTCCTGGCTGACCGCTTCAGCAAGCGCCAGGTCACCGTCGCCACCAAGGTCATCGAAATTGCCGCCATGGTGCTGGCCATCTTCGCCTTGTCGGCCACCCAGCAGCAGCGCCTGGTGCAGTTGACTGATCTTTGGCGGGACCCGAGTTTGCTGTTCTCGCACTTTCCGCTGGCCCTGCTGGTGCTGTTCGTTGTGGCCATGCAGGCCGCCCTGTTTGGTCCCTCCAAGTACGGGCTGCTGCCGGAGTTGCTGCCGGAGAAGTGGCTCTCCTGGGGCAACGGCATCATTGAACTGGGGACGTTCCTGGCCATCATCTCCGGCGCCATGGCCGCCGGCTGGATTGCCCAGACCTTCCAGGGACGCGAACCGTATGCGGGCGGAATGCTTGTGGCCCTGGCCGTCCTGGGATGGCTCACC
The Terriglobia bacterium genome window above contains:
- the frr gene encoding ribosome recycling factor is translated as MAQPIATIPALKDVFTQLKTRMDKAVEDFRTNLAAARTGRASVHMVDTVRVPYYGSEMPLNQVASVHVPEAQLITVQPFDPSIMGEIEKAIRSAGLGLNPMNDGKLIRVPVPPLTEERRKDMVKHLHKILEDHRTAIRNIRRDGNDAVKKAMKDKKIAEDDEKKALDEVQKLTDAEIKKMEEMSAAKEKELMTV